The Acropora muricata isolate sample 2 chromosome 5, ASM3666990v1, whole genome shotgun sequence genome includes a window with the following:
- the LOC136917061 gene encoding rho GTPase-activating protein 7-like isoform X1 — translation MCSMWCFFLTHKIHRRIGSSSSYSVAPKIKKQRRFDFGRKKSCKAGSIGRTAFIITQPMSYMDILSRMESSSCEEIPSSQNPRRSSLAENSNDRTITSKLNNGYCADENDNEALRSQVTEPEEDSTRRLELEALEACYWLKAAGFPQYAQAYEDGKFPFDTASVIKEHDFLDQDSIQSLYRRLQTLNRCAKMNLHIKSDGYDSDEEDLIALSSRWKLQNKNRRWPSRRNGPRGGLSSSQNGINSSLNSVTNGKQRSFRRDKPVTDPLAPFSHLDLCVASGRTSLYDNLSPNLSHSTPSISNVGKDFNKNNRPPCSTRTQKRNLIGSDLGLESCSGSSNDALSDLERDDEIGDLPADLSMLQSIRKSEKECNADMTPSSRAERPRVRWHSFERSVKPEVRVMSPKICDLTAGQLAILRKYSLLKLTALMERHTHSHRGMWSWSFPHFLKKFKSPDYRDRNVFGVPLSIVLQRTGQPLPRSILFAINYLQRTGVDAVGIFRKSGGKQRINHLKEMIEGDPENTDFEGLSPYDMADMLKQYFRELPEPILTSKLAETFISIFSSIPSNSRMEAMQAAILLMPDPNREALQTLLLFLNEVAANSETNQMNEKNLGVCFAPSLFHLCGTKEDPSSPKRQKRTPMNKASKELTDNLAAHECLARMIMEVDKLFSIPEDTVKNSRFSYIEQGEPVSLEQLGKSKSCPESGYQSYIQSCIAGLFKEAKDKFKGWLSQPWYDNSVEISCKKVKDGYPLRLWRCTVEVNAKPEDVVRRILYERHLWDEDLESWDVIEKIDEHTDVFLLYNEIHDPATKTPPCRVKVHGQILIEQVGCALWCPRPSTTQGPLPPVESPLLFLHHDTWWNLWTMVNHGSRISAELTKGEERQTTTATQLWAFPSIISGQSAGHRLSNVGPDGLETHV, via the exons cgAATGGAGTCTTCGTCATGCGAAGAAATCCCCTCATCTCAAAATCCCAGGAGGAGCTCCCTGGCAGAAAATAGCAACGACAGAACTATAACTTCTAAGTTAAACAACGGGTACTGCGCAGATGAGAACGACAACGAG GCGCTTCGGTCACAAGTTACTGAGCCTGAAGAAGATTCAACTCGCCGTTTGG AATTAGAAGCCTTGGAGGCTTGTTACTGGTTGAAAGCAGCAGGATTTCCGCAGTATGCACAAGCTTATGAAG ATGGAAAGTTCCCGTTTGATACTGCCTCGGTCATCAAGGAGCATGACTTCCTGGACCAGGATTCGATCCAGTCCTTGTACAG ACGCCTTCAAACACTAAACCGCTGTGCAAAAATGAATCTTCACATCAAG AGTGATGGTTATGATTCAGATGAAGAAGATCTCATTGCTTTAAGTTCAAGGTGGAAACTGCAAAATAAGAATCGTCGTTGGCCAAGTAGAAGAAATGGTCCACGTGGAGGTTTAAGCAGCTCACAAAATGGAATCAACTCTTCTCTAAACAGTGTAACAAATGGAAAACAAAGGTCTTTTAGGAGAGACAAACCTGTCACTGATCCACTGGCACCATTTTCACACTTAGATTTGTGCGTAGCATCAGGAAGAACAAGTTTATATGACAATTTGTCACCGAATCTAAGTCATAGTACACCTTCAATATCAAATGTTGGTAAGGACTTCAATAAGAACAATCGACCACCATGCTCAACGAGAACACAAAAACGAAATCTCATAGGCAGTGATTTAGGACTGGAATCTTGCAGTGGATCATCAAATGATGCTCTATCAGATTTAGAACGCGATGATGAAATTGGTGATTTACCTGCAGATTTATCAATGCTGCAatcaatcagaaaatcggaaaaaGAATGCAATGCCGATATGACACCTTCATCAAGAGCAGAGAGGCCTAGAGTACGGTGGCACAGCTTTGAAAGATCTGTGAAACCAGAAGTTCGTGTTAT GTCTCCAAAAATATGCGACCTTACAGCAGGACAGCTGGCAATCCTGAGAAAATATTCGCTCTTGAAACTCACTGCCCTAATGGAAAGACATACACACTCTCACAGAGGCATGTGGAGCTG GTCATTTCCCCATTTCTTAAAGAAGTTCAAGTCTCCAGACTATAGAG ATAGAAATGTTTTTGGAGTTCCTCTTTCCATTGTCCTTCAAAGGACAGGCCAACCTCTTCCAAGATCGATACTCTTTGCGATCAATTATCTTCAGAGAACAG GAGTTGATGCTGTTGGCATTTTTCGAAAGTCGGGTGGAAAACAGAGAATAAATCACCTCAAGGAGATGATTGAAGGAGATCCAG AGAACACAGACTTTGAGGGTCTGTCACCATATGATATGGCTGACATGCTGAAGCAGTACTTCAGAGAACTTCCAGAGCCTATCTTGACGTCCAAGCTTGCAGAGACATTTATATCTATTTTCTCAA GTATTCCTTCAAACTCCAGAATGGAAGCAATGCAAGCAGCCATTCTTCTAATGCCTGATCCAAATAGAGAAGCATTGCAGACTCTTTTGCTTTTCCTTAATGAGGTTGCTGCCAATTCTGAAACAAATCAG aTGAATGAGAAGAATCTTGGAGTTTGCTTTGCCCCATCACTCTTTCATTTGTGTGGCACAAAGGAAGATCCATCTTCTCCTAAACGTCAAAAGAGAACACCCATGAACAAAGCATCAAAAGAGCTCACGGATAACTTG GCGGCACATGAGTGTCTTGCGCGTATGATAATGGAAGTGGATAAACTCTTTTCG ATTCCTGAAGACACAGTAAAGAACAGTCGCTTTTCCTACATTGAACAAGGCGAGCCTGTTTCCTTGGAGCAACTTGGGAAGTCCAAATCCTGCCCAGAAAGTGGTTATCAAAGTTACATCCAGTCCTGTATAGCTGGACTATTCAAG GAAGCAAAAGACAAATTTAAGGGCTGGCTGTCTCAACCATGGTATGATAAttcagtggaaatatcatgcaAAAAGGTCAAAGATGGTTATCCCCTAAGACTCTGGAGGTGCACTGTTGAAGTGAATGCCAAACCCGAAGATGTGGTGAGAAGAATTCTTTACGAAAG GCATCTCTGGGATGAAGACCTAGAATCATGGGATGTGATCGAGAAAATCGATGAACACACCGATGTGTTTCTTCTATACAACGAAATCCATGATCCTGCAACCAAAACGCCGCCATGTCGTGTTAAG GTCCATGGACAGATCTTGATCGAGCAGGTGGGGTGTGCGCTCTGGTGTCCACGTCCATCAACCACTCAGGGGCCCCTCCCTCCAGTGGAGTCACCGCTATTGTTCTTGCATCACGATACCTGGTGGAACCTTTGGACAATGGTAAATCACGGCTCACGCATATCAGCCGAGTTGACCAAAG GGGAAGAACGCCAGACTACTACAGCAACGCAGTTGTGGGCCTTTCCTAGCATCATCAGTGGCCAAAGTGCGGGACACCGTTTGTCCAATGTTGGTCCGGACGGCCTCGAAACGCATGTGTGA
- the LOC136917061 gene encoding rho GTPase-activating protein 7-like isoform X3: MSYMDILSRMESSSCEEIPSSQNPRRSSLAENSNDRTITSKLNNGYCADENDNEALRSQVTEPEEDSTRRLELEALEACYWLKAAGFPQYAQAYEDGKFPFDTASVIKEHDFLDQDSIQSLYRRLQTLNRCAKMNLHIKSDGYDSDEEDLIALSSRWKLQNKNRRWPSRRNGPRGGLSSSQNGINSSLNSVTNGKQRSFRRDKPVTDPLAPFSHLDLCVASGRTSLYDNLSPNLSHSTPSISNVGKDFNKNNRPPCSTRTQKRNLIGSDLGLESCSGSSNDALSDLERDDEIGDLPADLSMLQSIRKSEKECNADMTPSSRAERPRVRWHSFERSVKPEVRVMSPKICDLTAGQLAILRKYSLLKLTALMERHTHSHRGMWSWSFPHFLKKFKSPDYRDRNVFGVPLSIVLQRTGQPLPRSILFAINYLQRTGVDAVGIFRKSGGKQRINHLKEMIEGDPENTDFEGLSPYDMADMLKQYFRELPEPILTSKLAETFISIFSSIPSNSRMEAMQAAILLMPDPNREALQTLLLFLNEVAANSETNQMNEKNLGVCFAPSLFHLCGTKEDPSSPKRQKRTPMNKASKELTDNLAAHECLARMIMEVDKLFSIPEDTVKNSRFSYIEQGEPVSLEQLGKSKSCPESGYQSYIQSCIAGLFKEAKDKFKGWLSQPWYDNSVEISCKKVKDGYPLRLWRCTVEVNAKPEDVVRRILYERHLWDEDLESWDVIEKIDEHTDVFLLYNEIHDPATKTPPCRVKVHGQILIEQVGCALWCPRPSTTQGPLPPVESPLLFLHHDTWWNLWTMVNHGSRISAELTKGEERQTTTATQLWAFPSIISGQSAGHRLSNVGPDGLETHV, from the exons cgAATGGAGTCTTCGTCATGCGAAGAAATCCCCTCATCTCAAAATCCCAGGAGGAGCTCCCTGGCAGAAAATAGCAACGACAGAACTATAACTTCTAAGTTAAACAACGGGTACTGCGCAGATGAGAACGACAACGAG GCGCTTCGGTCACAAGTTACTGAGCCTGAAGAAGATTCAACTCGCCGTTTGG AATTAGAAGCCTTGGAGGCTTGTTACTGGTTGAAAGCAGCAGGATTTCCGCAGTATGCACAAGCTTATGAAG ATGGAAAGTTCCCGTTTGATACTGCCTCGGTCATCAAGGAGCATGACTTCCTGGACCAGGATTCGATCCAGTCCTTGTACAG ACGCCTTCAAACACTAAACCGCTGTGCAAAAATGAATCTTCACATCAAG AGTGATGGTTATGATTCAGATGAAGAAGATCTCATTGCTTTAAGTTCAAGGTGGAAACTGCAAAATAAGAATCGTCGTTGGCCAAGTAGAAGAAATGGTCCACGTGGAGGTTTAAGCAGCTCACAAAATGGAATCAACTCTTCTCTAAACAGTGTAACAAATGGAAAACAAAGGTCTTTTAGGAGAGACAAACCTGTCACTGATCCACTGGCACCATTTTCACACTTAGATTTGTGCGTAGCATCAGGAAGAACAAGTTTATATGACAATTTGTCACCGAATCTAAGTCATAGTACACCTTCAATATCAAATGTTGGTAAGGACTTCAATAAGAACAATCGACCACCATGCTCAACGAGAACACAAAAACGAAATCTCATAGGCAGTGATTTAGGACTGGAATCTTGCAGTGGATCATCAAATGATGCTCTATCAGATTTAGAACGCGATGATGAAATTGGTGATTTACCTGCAGATTTATCAATGCTGCAatcaatcagaaaatcggaaaaaGAATGCAATGCCGATATGACACCTTCATCAAGAGCAGAGAGGCCTAGAGTACGGTGGCACAGCTTTGAAAGATCTGTGAAACCAGAAGTTCGTGTTAT GTCTCCAAAAATATGCGACCTTACAGCAGGACAGCTGGCAATCCTGAGAAAATATTCGCTCTTGAAACTCACTGCCCTAATGGAAAGACATACACACTCTCACAGAGGCATGTGGAGCTG GTCATTTCCCCATTTCTTAAAGAAGTTCAAGTCTCCAGACTATAGAG ATAGAAATGTTTTTGGAGTTCCTCTTTCCATTGTCCTTCAAAGGACAGGCCAACCTCTTCCAAGATCGATACTCTTTGCGATCAATTATCTTCAGAGAACAG GAGTTGATGCTGTTGGCATTTTTCGAAAGTCGGGTGGAAAACAGAGAATAAATCACCTCAAGGAGATGATTGAAGGAGATCCAG AGAACACAGACTTTGAGGGTCTGTCACCATATGATATGGCTGACATGCTGAAGCAGTACTTCAGAGAACTTCCAGAGCCTATCTTGACGTCCAAGCTTGCAGAGACATTTATATCTATTTTCTCAA GTATTCCTTCAAACTCCAGAATGGAAGCAATGCAAGCAGCCATTCTTCTAATGCCTGATCCAAATAGAGAAGCATTGCAGACTCTTTTGCTTTTCCTTAATGAGGTTGCTGCCAATTCTGAAACAAATCAG aTGAATGAGAAGAATCTTGGAGTTTGCTTTGCCCCATCACTCTTTCATTTGTGTGGCACAAAGGAAGATCCATCTTCTCCTAAACGTCAAAAGAGAACACCCATGAACAAAGCATCAAAAGAGCTCACGGATAACTTG GCGGCACATGAGTGTCTTGCGCGTATGATAATGGAAGTGGATAAACTCTTTTCG ATTCCTGAAGACACAGTAAAGAACAGTCGCTTTTCCTACATTGAACAAGGCGAGCCTGTTTCCTTGGAGCAACTTGGGAAGTCCAAATCCTGCCCAGAAAGTGGTTATCAAAGTTACATCCAGTCCTGTATAGCTGGACTATTCAAG GAAGCAAAAGACAAATTTAAGGGCTGGCTGTCTCAACCATGGTATGATAAttcagtggaaatatcatgcaAAAAGGTCAAAGATGGTTATCCCCTAAGACTCTGGAGGTGCACTGTTGAAGTGAATGCCAAACCCGAAGATGTGGTGAGAAGAATTCTTTACGAAAG GCATCTCTGGGATGAAGACCTAGAATCATGGGATGTGATCGAGAAAATCGATGAACACACCGATGTGTTTCTTCTATACAACGAAATCCATGATCCTGCAACCAAAACGCCGCCATGTCGTGTTAAG GTCCATGGACAGATCTTGATCGAGCAGGTGGGGTGTGCGCTCTGGTGTCCACGTCCATCAACCACTCAGGGGCCCCTCCCTCCAGTGGAGTCACCGCTATTGTTCTTGCATCACGATACCTGGTGGAACCTTTGGACAATGGTAAATCACGGCTCACGCATATCAGCCGAGTTGACCAAAG GGGAAGAACGCCAGACTACTACAGCAACGCAGTTGTGGGCCTTTCCTAGCATCATCAGTGGCCAAAGTGCGGGACACCGTTTGTCCAATGTTGGTCCGGACGGCCTCGAAACGCATGTGTGA
- the LOC136917061 gene encoding rho GTPase-activating protein 7-like isoform X2, protein MLSSNQPAGSIGRTAFIITQPMSYMDILSRMESSSCEEIPSSQNPRRSSLAENSNDRTITSKLNNGYCADENDNEALRSQVTEPEEDSTRRLELEALEACYWLKAAGFPQYAQAYEDGKFPFDTASVIKEHDFLDQDSIQSLYRRLQTLNRCAKMNLHIKSDGYDSDEEDLIALSSRWKLQNKNRRWPSRRNGPRGGLSSSQNGINSSLNSVTNGKQRSFRRDKPVTDPLAPFSHLDLCVASGRTSLYDNLSPNLSHSTPSISNVGKDFNKNNRPPCSTRTQKRNLIGSDLGLESCSGSSNDALSDLERDDEIGDLPADLSMLQSIRKSEKECNADMTPSSRAERPRVRWHSFERSVKPEVRVMSPKICDLTAGQLAILRKYSLLKLTALMERHTHSHRGMWSWSFPHFLKKFKSPDYRDRNVFGVPLSIVLQRTGQPLPRSILFAINYLQRTGVDAVGIFRKSGGKQRINHLKEMIEGDPENTDFEGLSPYDMADMLKQYFRELPEPILTSKLAETFISIFSSIPSNSRMEAMQAAILLMPDPNREALQTLLLFLNEVAANSETNQMNEKNLGVCFAPSLFHLCGTKEDPSSPKRQKRTPMNKASKELTDNLAAHECLARMIMEVDKLFSIPEDTVKNSRFSYIEQGEPVSLEQLGKSKSCPESGYQSYIQSCIAGLFKEAKDKFKGWLSQPWYDNSVEISCKKVKDGYPLRLWRCTVEVNAKPEDVVRRILYERHLWDEDLESWDVIEKIDEHTDVFLLYNEIHDPATKTPPCRVKVHGQILIEQVGCALWCPRPSTTQGPLPPVESPLLFLHHDTWWNLWTMVNHGSRISAELTKGEERQTTTATQLWAFPSIISGQSAGHRLSNVGPDGLETHV, encoded by the exons cgAATGGAGTCTTCGTCATGCGAAGAAATCCCCTCATCTCAAAATCCCAGGAGGAGCTCCCTGGCAGAAAATAGCAACGACAGAACTATAACTTCTAAGTTAAACAACGGGTACTGCGCAGATGAGAACGACAACGAG GCGCTTCGGTCACAAGTTACTGAGCCTGAAGAAGATTCAACTCGCCGTTTGG AATTAGAAGCCTTGGAGGCTTGTTACTGGTTGAAAGCAGCAGGATTTCCGCAGTATGCACAAGCTTATGAAG ATGGAAAGTTCCCGTTTGATACTGCCTCGGTCATCAAGGAGCATGACTTCCTGGACCAGGATTCGATCCAGTCCTTGTACAG ACGCCTTCAAACACTAAACCGCTGTGCAAAAATGAATCTTCACATCAAG AGTGATGGTTATGATTCAGATGAAGAAGATCTCATTGCTTTAAGTTCAAGGTGGAAACTGCAAAATAAGAATCGTCGTTGGCCAAGTAGAAGAAATGGTCCACGTGGAGGTTTAAGCAGCTCACAAAATGGAATCAACTCTTCTCTAAACAGTGTAACAAATGGAAAACAAAGGTCTTTTAGGAGAGACAAACCTGTCACTGATCCACTGGCACCATTTTCACACTTAGATTTGTGCGTAGCATCAGGAAGAACAAGTTTATATGACAATTTGTCACCGAATCTAAGTCATAGTACACCTTCAATATCAAATGTTGGTAAGGACTTCAATAAGAACAATCGACCACCATGCTCAACGAGAACACAAAAACGAAATCTCATAGGCAGTGATTTAGGACTGGAATCTTGCAGTGGATCATCAAATGATGCTCTATCAGATTTAGAACGCGATGATGAAATTGGTGATTTACCTGCAGATTTATCAATGCTGCAatcaatcagaaaatcggaaaaaGAATGCAATGCCGATATGACACCTTCATCAAGAGCAGAGAGGCCTAGAGTACGGTGGCACAGCTTTGAAAGATCTGTGAAACCAGAAGTTCGTGTTAT GTCTCCAAAAATATGCGACCTTACAGCAGGACAGCTGGCAATCCTGAGAAAATATTCGCTCTTGAAACTCACTGCCCTAATGGAAAGACATACACACTCTCACAGAGGCATGTGGAGCTG GTCATTTCCCCATTTCTTAAAGAAGTTCAAGTCTCCAGACTATAGAG ATAGAAATGTTTTTGGAGTTCCTCTTTCCATTGTCCTTCAAAGGACAGGCCAACCTCTTCCAAGATCGATACTCTTTGCGATCAATTATCTTCAGAGAACAG GAGTTGATGCTGTTGGCATTTTTCGAAAGTCGGGTGGAAAACAGAGAATAAATCACCTCAAGGAGATGATTGAAGGAGATCCAG AGAACACAGACTTTGAGGGTCTGTCACCATATGATATGGCTGACATGCTGAAGCAGTACTTCAGAGAACTTCCAGAGCCTATCTTGACGTCCAAGCTTGCAGAGACATTTATATCTATTTTCTCAA GTATTCCTTCAAACTCCAGAATGGAAGCAATGCAAGCAGCCATTCTTCTAATGCCTGATCCAAATAGAGAAGCATTGCAGACTCTTTTGCTTTTCCTTAATGAGGTTGCTGCCAATTCTGAAACAAATCAG aTGAATGAGAAGAATCTTGGAGTTTGCTTTGCCCCATCACTCTTTCATTTGTGTGGCACAAAGGAAGATCCATCTTCTCCTAAACGTCAAAAGAGAACACCCATGAACAAAGCATCAAAAGAGCTCACGGATAACTTG GCGGCACATGAGTGTCTTGCGCGTATGATAATGGAAGTGGATAAACTCTTTTCG ATTCCTGAAGACACAGTAAAGAACAGTCGCTTTTCCTACATTGAACAAGGCGAGCCTGTTTCCTTGGAGCAACTTGGGAAGTCCAAATCCTGCCCAGAAAGTGGTTATCAAAGTTACATCCAGTCCTGTATAGCTGGACTATTCAAG GAAGCAAAAGACAAATTTAAGGGCTGGCTGTCTCAACCATGGTATGATAAttcagtggaaatatcatgcaAAAAGGTCAAAGATGGTTATCCCCTAAGACTCTGGAGGTGCACTGTTGAAGTGAATGCCAAACCCGAAGATGTGGTGAGAAGAATTCTTTACGAAAG GCATCTCTGGGATGAAGACCTAGAATCATGGGATGTGATCGAGAAAATCGATGAACACACCGATGTGTTTCTTCTATACAACGAAATCCATGATCCTGCAACCAAAACGCCGCCATGTCGTGTTAAG GTCCATGGACAGATCTTGATCGAGCAGGTGGGGTGTGCGCTCTGGTGTCCACGTCCATCAACCACTCAGGGGCCCCTCCCTCCAGTGGAGTCACCGCTATTGTTCTTGCATCACGATACCTGGTGGAACCTTTGGACAATGGTAAATCACGGCTCACGCATATCAGCCGAGTTGACCAAAG GGGAAGAACGCCAGACTACTACAGCAACGCAGTTGTGGGCCTTTCCTAGCATCATCAGTGGCCAAAGTGCGGGACACCGTTTGTCCAATGTTGGTCCGGACGGCCTCGAAACGCATGTGTGA